The following coding sequences lie in one Myxococcales bacterium genomic window:
- a CDS encoding AraC family ligand binding domain-containing protein, with translation MSSPEERTPDGIRLASLEHGLGLEPGGALPSALAGWSGAVLELTDGATHYVFVHQGEAGLVCNAGRFTLSAGMYAAVVGRGSIGGAGKGVVMSRLGHSGVFCLGGPIEARGRLRYIDGCTDSLLLPPSRLGDPCLNHLHIPARTRQTRHTHPSVRVGMVTRGSGRCVTPTREHDLSPGVVFIIAADAAHSFFTDDEALDVVVYHPDSDTGPTDEDHPMLNRTIITRSVSA, from the coding sequence ATGTCCTCCCCCGAAGAGCGAACGCCAGACGGCATTCGGCTCGCAAGTTTGGAGCACGGCCTCGGCCTCGAGCCGGGAGGCGCGCTGCCCAGCGCGCTCGCCGGCTGGAGTGGCGCCGTGCTCGAGCTCACCGATGGCGCGACGCACTACGTCTTCGTTCATCAGGGCGAGGCCGGGCTCGTGTGCAACGCCGGGCGCTTCACGTTGAGCGCAGGCATGTACGCCGCCGTGGTCGGCCGGGGCAGCATCGGGGGCGCCGGCAAGGGGGTCGTCATGTCGCGCCTCGGACACTCGGGAGTGTTTTGCCTGGGTGGACCCATCGAGGCACGCGGTCGCCTGCGCTACATCGACGGCTGCACGGACTCGCTCCTGTTGCCGCCGAGCCGCCTTGGTGATCCGTGCCTGAACCACCTGCACATTCCGGCTCGCACGCGCCAGACCCGGCACACTCATCCGTCCGTGCGGGTCGGTATGGTCACACGTGGCTCGGGCCGATGTGTGACACCGACGCGAGAACACGACCTGTCACCCGGCGTGGTCTTCATCATTGCCGCCGACGCCGCGCACAGTTTTTTCACTGATGACGAAGCACTCGACGTCGTCGTCTATCACCCGGACAGTGACACCGGACCGACCGACGAAGATCACCCGATGCTGAACCGCACCATCATCACGCGGAGCGTGTCGGCGTGA
- a CDS encoding glycosyltransferase family 39 protein, with the protein MTGGSRDWAKRLREAARDQRAGIAVCLIALGLYLWFWFAERAKDAPGNSDPHYIWLYARSLVFDGDFDFKNDYALCGDPFALGKDHGTGHVANPYYLGPTMFLAPALFLVRLFVKLPPGARPDVLAGCRGPLAGDAFAIGCVVGAVSLYLCYRLARRFVGDGAAAVSAALFGWAGLLAAYSGLWPSYSHVYATFGVALVALTSLRAHEKPESWARWVVAALAVAIALLQRPPQLIYGLLPLTVALIHFRRDIRKLAGVLGVLAAGAALGVVPLLMLYKYMYGHYTTSPASGPYLHLSQAHPFLLLFAPHGGLFYSTPVAWLAVVGLVFAWKRRAMWALVLPLVAAGAIEGFLYSAVLDWHGSGTFGARRLTPLTPLFVVLGALVVERIAAWLMAKPERSLWLVGVGATVPFALLVQGNMLGQTRAVIPCCRGASQAVQYGESSKLLWQLVDEKIGDVAVYPAALAFAARYRVHPNRWRDATQSDWYMRDFRSLKFSAQGFQLGDKRLVSDGFEAVGSSARMTTTKARVIFAAEWPFASRVLVRGHADRSTRVELTLGHTLASSTVGSFELQPGASRVEQVAVPSGAFGSGILELGFHTSDAPGANVVIDDVRFEDDAKYIIP; encoded by the coding sequence ATGACCGGGGGATCCAGGGATTGGGCGAAGCGCCTGCGAGAGGCAGCCCGCGATCAGCGGGCGGGGATCGCCGTGTGCCTGATCGCCCTCGGCCTCTACCTGTGGTTCTGGTTCGCGGAGCGAGCCAAGGACGCTCCGGGCAACTCCGATCCCCACTACATCTGGCTCTACGCCCGCTCACTGGTGTTCGACGGCGACTTCGACTTCAAGAACGACTACGCGCTGTGCGGTGATCCGTTCGCACTCGGCAAAGATCACGGAACGGGTCATGTCGCGAACCCGTACTACCTGGGTCCGACGATGTTCCTCGCACCGGCGCTGTTCCTGGTGCGTTTGTTCGTGAAGCTGCCGCCGGGGGCAAGGCCGGACGTACTCGCCGGGTGTCGCGGGCCGCTCGCAGGTGATGCGTTCGCCATCGGCTGTGTCGTGGGTGCGGTCTCGCTCTACCTTTGTTACCGACTGGCGCGGCGGTTCGTGGGGGACGGCGCCGCGGCGGTGAGCGCGGCGCTGTTCGGTTGGGCGGGGCTCCTGGCCGCGTATTCCGGCCTGTGGCCCAGCTACTCTCACGTGTACGCGACGTTTGGTGTCGCGCTGGTCGCGCTCACGTCGCTGCGGGCCCACGAGAAGCCGGAGTCCTGGGCGCGCTGGGTGGTGGCCGCGCTCGCGGTCGCGATCGCACTCTTGCAGCGACCCCCTCAGCTCATCTACGGCCTGCTCCCGCTGACCGTTGCGCTGATTCATTTCCGAAGAGACATCCGCAAGTTGGCGGGCGTGCTTGGCGTGCTCGCCGCCGGCGCGGCCCTCGGCGTGGTGCCGCTCTTGATGCTCTACAAGTACATGTACGGGCACTACACCACGAGCCCGGCGAGCGGCCCGTACCTTCACTTGTCCCAGGCGCACCCGTTCCTGCTGCTGTTCGCGCCGCATGGGGGACTGTTCTACTCGACGCCCGTTGCCTGGCTCGCGGTCGTGGGGCTGGTGTTCGCCTGGAAGCGTCGTGCGATGTGGGCGCTAGTCCTGCCGCTGGTCGCAGCCGGCGCCATCGAAGGGTTTCTCTACTCCGCGGTGCTCGACTGGCACGGGTCGGGAACGTTCGGCGCGCGCCGCCTCACCCCGTTGACGCCGCTCTTCGTCGTGCTCGGCGCGCTGGTAGTCGAGCGCATCGCCGCGTGGTTGATGGCCAAACCCGAGCGCTCGCTGTGGTTGGTGGGTGTCGGAGCAACCGTGCCCTTTGCGCTCCTGGTTCAGGGCAACATGCTCGGCCAGACACGCGCCGTGATCCCGTGCTGTCGCGGGGCTTCGCAGGCGGTGCAGTACGGAGAGAGCTCGAAGCTCTTGTGGCAGCTGGTGGACGAAAAGATCGGCGACGTTGCCGTCTACCCTGCAGCGCTGGCGTTTGCCGCGCGCTATCGGGTTCACCCGAACCGCTGGCGGGACGCGACCCAGTCGGACTGGTACATGCGCGACTTTCGATCCTTGAAGTTCAGCGCACAGGGGTTTCAGCTCGGGGACAAACGCCTGGTCAGCGACGGGTTCGAGGCGGTTGGCTCCTCGGCCCGCATGACCACGACGAAGGCCCGGGTGATCTTCGCGGCAGAGTGGCCGTTTGCGAGCCGGGTGCTCGTGCGCGGGCACGCCGACCGAAGCACGCGGGTGGAGCTGACCCTCGGCCACACGTTGGCTTCGTCCACCGTGGGCAGCTTCGAGCTTCAGCCCGGGGCGTCTCGGGTCGAGCAGGTCGCCGTGCCGAGCGGCGCCTTCGGCTCCGGGATCCTGGAGCTCGGTTTCCACACGAGCGACGCTCCCGGAGCCAACGTGGTGATCGACGACGTGCGCTTCGAGGATGACGCGAAGTACATCATCCCTTGA
- a CDS encoding glycosyltransferase family 39 protein produces the protein MAGLAPPEAPQVGRVRRVLSRVRSALRSEAPAVAHPRVELVCRVIAVLASLWFTAAVAWEMFGPIAVGHWASNAAIGIAAENMWKWKIIAPVAMYLTDPPTPAVYYCNHPWGIFWTTAIVVKLFGHQDFVCRLPAVVMSALSAPLVYGIGRQLWGPVAGALACLGFVVTPIALAFGNFNNLEVPVMFGVLLATWGYLRMTQTWRRRWILVSAFGFFTALNSDWPGFFFSAVVLAFGLPRGILFNGFWYPSVDRRRFAQWWALGASLAVGLLLFYLVAFQKAGQLGNLLTQGMHRSAGGNMALDAVLESRADWIDASFTPLAIFIGKAALPLFVFRLLFLRKDAEIFPLAMLAMAALQYVTFKQGADIHFFWPQPFALYFAFSLGLFAWTFEAVGRALVRRFGRQGMLWPPAIALLFTACVPIAMFPDGVAGLVQSRRTGGRFDERGDLIHQDVDKITVLKWLRRDLESGTTVMLHDGMKACWSMDWALRRPILVGAVPVGPQVGEAQYFVLDTRFAYATDLTKLADSYAVRAVGAFWIADRSKPKALLDGFSLSQREPTRLEWYFRQGNDPMYTVVPDPFVTWELRHHLKQEPNAVPTGTAKTFEQRRIAHNAAVASGDLALAERLRQELVDELDKSAATDFSGGVRLLGTRMQPGIGGRFSVYFLAPGPIEPDATFNLSAEVTKTRRWTLIDLPTRLRATGMPFEMPTPLWKAGMIYRSESEIRPRPGTEKHNGSWGARRGTPSLPVKPSPGEHTVLTTVW, from the coding sequence GTGGCGGGATTGGCCCCCCCGGAGGCGCCTCAGGTCGGACGTGTGCGGCGTGTGCTCTCGCGCGTGCGGTCGGCCCTTCGGAGCGAGGCTCCGGCGGTCGCTCATCCGCGAGTCGAGCTCGTGTGCCGCGTCATCGCCGTCTTGGCTTCGTTGTGGTTCACCGCCGCGGTCGCCTGGGAGATGTTCGGCCCCATCGCGGTCGGCCACTGGGCGAGCAACGCCGCCATCGGCATCGCCGCCGAGAACATGTGGAAGTGGAAGATCATCGCGCCCGTCGCGATGTACCTGACGGACCCGCCGACGCCTGCCGTCTACTACTGCAACCACCCGTGGGGGATCTTCTGGACGACAGCGATCGTGGTCAAACTGTTCGGGCACCAGGACTTCGTGTGCCGGCTGCCCGCCGTCGTCATGAGCGCGCTGTCGGCGCCGCTCGTGTACGGCATCGGGCGACAGCTCTGGGGCCCCGTCGCCGGTGCCCTCGCGTGTCTCGGGTTCGTCGTTACCCCGATTGCGCTGGCGTTCGGCAACTTCAACAACCTCGAAGTGCCGGTCATGTTCGGTGTGCTGCTTGCGACCTGGGGTTACCTGCGCATGACCCAGACCTGGCGTCGGCGCTGGATCCTGGTCAGCGCGTTCGGGTTTTTCACCGCGCTGAACAGTGACTGGCCGGGCTTCTTCTTCAGCGCTGTCGTGCTCGCGTTCGGCCTGCCGCGTGGGATCTTGTTCAACGGTTTCTGGTACCCGTCCGTCGACCGTCGGCGCTTCGCTCAGTGGTGGGCGCTCGGTGCATCACTGGCAGTCGGGCTCTTGCTCTTTTATCTGGTGGCATTTCAGAAGGCTGGTCAGCTCGGCAATCTTTTAACCCAGGGCATGCACCGCTCCGCCGGCGGCAACATGGCGCTCGACGCCGTGCTCGAATCCCGCGCGGACTGGATCGACGCGAGCTTCACGCCGCTGGCGATCTTCATCGGCAAGGCGGCGCTGCCCCTGTTCGTGTTTCGCCTGCTCTTCCTGCGGAAAGACGCCGAGATCTTCCCGCTGGCGATGCTCGCCATGGCGGCGCTGCAATACGTCACCTTCAAGCAGGGCGCGGACATCCACTTCTTCTGGCCGCAGCCCTTCGCGCTCTACTTCGCATTCTCCCTCGGCCTGTTCGCCTGGACGTTCGAGGCCGTTGGGCGCGCGCTCGTGCGGCGGTTCGGGCGTCAGGGCATGCTGTGGCCGCCGGCCATTGCGCTCCTGTTCACAGCGTGTGTTCCAATCGCGATGTTCCCCGATGGAGTCGCCGGGTTGGTGCAATCGCGCCGCACCGGCGGACGCTTCGACGAGCGGGGTGATCTGATTCACCAGGATGTCGACAAGATCACCGTGCTCAAGTGGTTGCGCCGAGACCTCGAGAGCGGGACGACGGTCATGTTGCACGACGGGATGAAGGCCTGTTGGAGCATGGACTGGGCCCTCAGGCGTCCGATCCTCGTGGGCGCGGTGCCGGTGGGGCCTCAGGTCGGTGAGGCGCAATACTTCGTGCTCGACACGCGTTTTGCCTACGCGACCGACTTGACCAAGCTTGCTGACAGCTACGCGGTGCGCGCGGTGGGGGCGTTCTGGATCGCCGACCGCTCCAAACCCAAGGCGCTGCTCGATGGGTTCTCACTCTCGCAGCGCGAGCCGACCCGGCTCGAGTGGTACTTCCGGCAAGGTAACGATCCGATGTACACGGTCGTCCCCGATCCGTTCGTTACCTGGGAGCTTCGGCATCACCTGAAGCAGGAGCCGAACGCTGTGCCAACGGGCACCGCGAAGACCTTCGAGCAGCGTCGCATTGCGCACAACGCCGCGGTCGCGTCCGGCGACCTGGCGCTGGCGGAGCGACTGCGGCAAGAGCTGGTGGACGAGCTGGACAAGTCCGCTGCGACCGACTTCAGCGGCGGGGTTCGACTGCTCGGCACGCGGATGCAGCCGGGGATCGGCGGGCGATTCAGCGTGTATTTCCTGGCGCCCGGCCCCATCGAACCGGATGCAACGTTCAACCTGAGCGCCGAGGTGACCAAGACCCGGCGCTGGACGTTGATCGACCTGCCAACACGCCTGCGCGCTACCGGCATGCCGTTCGAGATGCCAACGCCGCTGTGGAAGGCCGGCATGATCTACCGGAGCGAGAGCGAGATCCGCCCGCGACCCGGCACCGAGAAACACAACGGGTCGTGGGGCGCGCGGCGCGGCACCCCTTCTCTGCCGGTGAAACCCAGCCCGGGCGAGCACACGGTGCTGACGACGGTGTGGTGA